A stretch of Pomacea canaliculata isolate SZHN2017 linkage group LG6, ASM307304v1, whole genome shotgun sequence DNA encodes these proteins:
- the LOC112565853 gene encoding uncharacterized protein LOC112565853 isoform X3 — translation MEVVNLPSDKDSSGNVTKNLLQGRQLPTVLMDTHPDASSYSCFRPPQPRHSLKYSNLKETDSTDHVSGILFSPLANDPSCQLVDDKLPDNNRSKSRSQKIKRHPSSILQLSSSSPAVTSHTSEQTYHGHTFKVNKIGQHGRNMYMDGPDYLVNPEPAPFTPQNFLHYHGLLPFPRSSTVLKRIPYSKRHQDMFGGSENNGTNQRGVILHTDRYAKFELPKGFESISLNQRDRLLAEMEYIEYLRGIRRRRELVPHRAELDLFMGGRKIEFEERFDLNREIQKLKSMAMPVKARDLFHGRGIQLPETHMSLKPRPVLDNHLNNGDIDDDVRSSAPSSLLRPPQSLMQDFDMAAFQRGISLSLVGMPQIRTAPRSHRFGPLPSIRNRTGIGFHHDGTSLSQSQSTIPQPGRSAASWVHEQRKFLMRRQGTNQIETDVTAEDKEHLPPAPPPTAGGTTTAGKKSNPLNPLKRGVELSVPEEQISNLRQTFQRLDTDKDGHLQYDQLRSQLPKEFSKEQEYFVKQVYELTSRDSFFGVDEFLMMSQLTERVAGLIGKAAEAYGSLDFDTLGDFIMKYVDQFQVHDSSQRGHITLGALREVLSQATGKIMDDGSPDWEKVMDSISLDYGTQVNKIDYLAHIPLFITMEGGQKQ, via the exons ATGGAAGTGGTGAACCTACCTTCAGACAAAGATTCATCAGGAAATGTCACCAAAAACCTGCTACAGGGAAGACAACTTCCAACAGTGCTTATGGACACCCATCCAGATGCAAGCAGCTATTCCTGTTTTCGACCTCCTCAACCTCGCCATTCACTGAAATATTCCAACCTGAAGGAGACAGATTCAACAGACCATGTGAGTGGCATACTGTTCAGTCCCCTGGCAAATGATCCATCCTGTCAACTAGTGGATGATAAACTACCAGATAATAACAGGTCAAAGAGCagatcacagaaaataaagaggCATCCATCTTCCATCCTTCAGTTGTCCAGCTCAAGCCCTGCCGTCACTTCTCATACCAGTGAACAAACTTATCATGGACACACTTTCAAG GTGAACAAAATTGGCCAACATGGAAGAAACATGTACATGGATGGACCAGACTACCTTGTGAATCCCGAACCTGCCCCCTTCACACCACAGAACTTCCT ACACTACCATGGCCTTCTTCCTTTTCCAAG GTCATCTACAGTATTAAAACGAATTCCTTATTCCAAACGACACCAAGACATGTTTGGTGGCAGTGAGAATAATGGTACTAACCAGAGGGGAGTCATACTTCACACAGATCGTTATGCAAAG tttgaattACCGAAGGGATTTGAAAG TATCAGTTTAAACCAGAGGGATCGCCTGCTGGCAGAAATGGAGTACATAGAATATTTACGTGGCATCAGGCGAAGGCGAGAGTTGGTACCACATCGAGCAGAACTGGACTTGTTTATGGGTGGAAGAAAAATAGAATTTGAGGAAAGATTTGATCTGAATCGTGAAATCCAGAAGTTGAAGTCTATGGCAATGCCTGTAAAAGCGAGAGATCTGTTCCATGGCCGAGGCATACAGCTACCAGA AACTCACATGTCCCTGAAACCACGGCCTGTGCTTGATAATCACCTGAACAACGGTGACATTGATGACGATG tcagGTCATCCGCACCCAGCAGTCTTCTTCGCCCACCACAGTCTTTAATGCAGGACTTTGACATGGCTGCATTTCAGCGAGGGATATCTTTGTCACTTGTTGGAATGCCACAAATTCGAACAGCACCACGTAGCCACCGTTTTGGACCACTTCCTAGCATCAGGAACAGAACTGGTATAG gatTCCATCATGATGGAACTAGTCTGTCACAGTCACAGAGTACTATTCCTCAGCCTGGCCGCAGTGCTGCTTCTTGGGTCCATGAACAAAGAAAGTTCTTAAT GCGGCGACAGGGCACCAATCAGATAGAGACAGATGTCACTGCTGAAGATAAAGAGCATTTGCCACCAGCCCCACCTCCTACAGCAGGTGGAACCACAACTGCTGGAAAGAAGTCAAATCCCCTCAACCCCCTCAAG CGAGGAGTGGAGCTCAGTGTACCTGAAGAGCAAATTTCAAACCTGCGACAAACATTCCAGCGTCTTGACACGGACAAGGATGG ACATTTACAGTATGACCAGCTCCGATCACAGCTGCCAAAAGAATTTTCTAAGGAACAGGAGTACTTTGTCAAACAG GTTTATGAACTCACAAGTCGTGACAGTTTCTTTGGTGTGGATGAGTTCTTGATGATGTCTCAGCTTACAGAGAGAGTTGCTGGCCTAAT TGGAAAAGCTGCAGAAGCATACGGGAGTCTAGACTTTGATACTCTGGGTGACTTCATTATGAAATATGTG GACCAGTTTCAAGTGCATGACAGCAGTCAAAGGGGTCATATAACACTGGGAGCATTGAGAGAAGTGCTGTCACAGGCTACTGGCAAAATCATGGATGATGGGTCACCAGACTGGGAGAAAGTGATGGATTCCATCAGCTTG GATTATGGcacacaggtaaacaagatTGACTACCTGGCACACATTCCTCTCTTTATTACAATGGAAGGTGGCCAGAAACAGTAG
- the LOC112565853 gene encoding uncharacterized protein LOC112565853 isoform X7, with the protein MKAGTVNKIGQHGRNMYMDGPDYLVNPEPAPFTPQNFLSSTVLKRIPYSKRHQDMFGGSENNGTNQRGVILHTDRYAKFELPKGFESISLNQRDRLLAEMEYIEYLRGIRRRRELVPHRAELDLFMGGRKIEFEERFDLNREIQKLKSMAMPVKARDLFHGRGIQLPETHMSLKPRPVLDNHLNNGDIDDDVRSSAPSSLLRPPQSLMQDFDMAAFQRGISLSLVGMPQIRTAPRSHRFGPLPSIRNRTGIALEERRSPILLAKEKRNVTSLQARLSLPRFHHDGTSLSQSQSTIPQPGRSAASWVHEQRKFLMRRQGTNQIETDVTAEDKEHLPPAPPPTAGGTTTAGKKSNPLNPLKRGVELSVPEEQISNLRQTFQRLDTDKDGHLQYDQLRSQLPKEFSKEQEYFVKQVYELTSRDSFFGVDEFLMMSQLTERVAGLIGKAAEAYGSLDFDTLGDFIMKYVDQFQVHDSSQRGHITLGALREVLSQATGKIMDDGSPDWEKVMDSISLDYGTQVNKIDYLAHIPLFITMEGGQKQ; encoded by the exons ATGAAAGCAGGAact GTGAACAAAATTGGCCAACATGGAAGAAACATGTACATGGATGGACCAGACTACCTTGTGAATCCCGAACCTGCCCCCTTCACACCACAGAACTTCCT GTCATCTACAGTATTAAAACGAATTCCTTATTCCAAACGACACCAAGACATGTTTGGTGGCAGTGAGAATAATGGTACTAACCAGAGGGGAGTCATACTTCACACAGATCGTTATGCAAAG tttgaattACCGAAGGGATTTGAAAG TATCAGTTTAAACCAGAGGGATCGCCTGCTGGCAGAAATGGAGTACATAGAATATTTACGTGGCATCAGGCGAAGGCGAGAGTTGGTACCACATCGAGCAGAACTGGACTTGTTTATGGGTGGAAGAAAAATAGAATTTGAGGAAAGATTTGATCTGAATCGTGAAATCCAGAAGTTGAAGTCTATGGCAATGCCTGTAAAAGCGAGAGATCTGTTCCATGGCCGAGGCATACAGCTACCAGA AACTCACATGTCCCTGAAACCACGGCCTGTGCTTGATAATCACCTGAACAACGGTGACATTGATGACGATG tcagGTCATCCGCACCCAGCAGTCTTCTTCGCCCACCACAGTCTTTAATGCAGGACTTTGACATGGCTGCATTTCAGCGAGGGATATCTTTGTCACTTGTTGGAATGCCACAAATTCGAACAGCACCACGTAGCCACCGTTTTGGACCACTTCCTAGCATCAGGAACAGAACTGGTATAG CCCTTGAAGAAAGGCGATCTCCAATACTGCTGGCAAAAGAAAAGCGAAATGTCACCAGCCTTCAAGCACGACTTTCTCTTCCTA gatTCCATCATGATGGAACTAGTCTGTCACAGTCACAGAGTACTATTCCTCAGCCTGGCCGCAGTGCTGCTTCTTGGGTCCATGAACAAAGAAAGTTCTTAAT GCGGCGACAGGGCACCAATCAGATAGAGACAGATGTCACTGCTGAAGATAAAGAGCATTTGCCACCAGCCCCACCTCCTACAGCAGGTGGAACCACAACTGCTGGAAAGAAGTCAAATCCCCTCAACCCCCTCAAG CGAGGAGTGGAGCTCAGTGTACCTGAAGAGCAAATTTCAAACCTGCGACAAACATTCCAGCGTCTTGACACGGACAAGGATGG ACATTTACAGTATGACCAGCTCCGATCACAGCTGCCAAAAGAATTTTCTAAGGAACAGGAGTACTTTGTCAAACAG GTTTATGAACTCACAAGTCGTGACAGTTTCTTTGGTGTGGATGAGTTCTTGATGATGTCTCAGCTTACAGAGAGAGTTGCTGGCCTAAT TGGAAAAGCTGCAGAAGCATACGGGAGTCTAGACTTTGATACTCTGGGTGACTTCATTATGAAATATGTG GACCAGTTTCAAGTGCATGACAGCAGTCAAAGGGGTCATATAACACTGGGAGCATTGAGAGAAGTGCTGTCACAGGCTACTGGCAAAATCATGGATGATGGGTCACCAGACTGGGAGAAAGTGATGGATTCCATCAGCTTG GATTATGGcacacaggtaaacaagatTGACTACCTGGCACACATTCCTCTCTTTATTACAATGGAAGGTGGCCAGAAACAGTAG
- the LOC112565853 gene encoding uncharacterized protein LOC112565853 isoform X5, with product MFCVTLPHRRQRRRHRHRHHRRGLRPEEYEDLAAGDGLEGSSLLSSSLSSSLFQNSTKVRSVVVNSGDQRPNEGAMPAISSFVLEGSKLETKVNKIGQHGRNMYMDGPDYLVNPEPAPFTPQNFLSSTVLKRIPYSKRHQDMFGGSENNGTNQRGVILHTDRYAKFELPKGFESISLNQRDRLLAEMEYIEYLRGIRRRRELVPHRAELDLFMGGRKIEFEERFDLNREIQKLKSMAMPVKARDLFHGRGIQLPETHMSLKPRPVLDNHLNNGDIDDDVRSSAPSSLLRPPQSLMQDFDMAAFQRGISLSLVGMPQIRTAPRSHRFGPLPSIRNRTGIALEERRSPILLAKEKRNVTSLQARLSLPRFHHDGTSLSQSQSTIPQPGRSAASWVHEQRKFLMRRQGTNQIETDVTAEDKEHLPPAPPPTAGGTTTAGKKSNPLNPLKRGVELSVPEEQISNLRQTFQRLDTDKDGHLQYDQLRSQLPKEFSKEQEYFVKQVYELTSRDSFFGVDEFLMMSQLTERVAGLIGKAAEAYGSLDFDTLGDFIMKYVDQFQVHDSSQRGHITLGALREVLSQATGKIMDDGSPDWEKVMDSISLDYGTQVNKIDYLAHIPLFITMEGGQKQ from the exons atgttttgtgtCACCCTACCGCACCGACGACAGCGCCGCCGCCACCGCCACCGACACCACCGTCGCGGTCTAAGGCCAGAAGAATACGAGGACCTAGCAGCTGGCGACGGTCTTGAAGGCTCGTCGTTGttgtcatcgtcgttgtcgtcgtcgctaTTCCAGAACTCGACCAAAGTGCGCTCTGTAGTAGTAAACTCTGGTGACCAACGGCCGAATGAAGGAGCTATGCCAGCCATTTCCAGCTTTGTCCTGGAAGGTTCAAAACTAGAGACCAAG GTGAACAAAATTGGCCAACATGGAAGAAACATGTACATGGATGGACCAGACTACCTTGTGAATCCCGAACCTGCCCCCTTCACACCACAGAACTTCCT GTCATCTACAGTATTAAAACGAATTCCTTATTCCAAACGACACCAAGACATGTTTGGTGGCAGTGAGAATAATGGTACTAACCAGAGGGGAGTCATACTTCACACAGATCGTTATGCAAAG tttgaattACCGAAGGGATTTGAAAG TATCAGTTTAAACCAGAGGGATCGCCTGCTGGCAGAAATGGAGTACATAGAATATTTACGTGGCATCAGGCGAAGGCGAGAGTTGGTACCACATCGAGCAGAACTGGACTTGTTTATGGGTGGAAGAAAAATAGAATTTGAGGAAAGATTTGATCTGAATCGTGAAATCCAGAAGTTGAAGTCTATGGCAATGCCTGTAAAAGCGAGAGATCTGTTCCATGGCCGAGGCATACAGCTACCAGA AACTCACATGTCCCTGAAACCACGGCCTGTGCTTGATAATCACCTGAACAACGGTGACATTGATGACGATG tcagGTCATCCGCACCCAGCAGTCTTCTTCGCCCACCACAGTCTTTAATGCAGGACTTTGACATGGCTGCATTTCAGCGAGGGATATCTTTGTCACTTGTTGGAATGCCACAAATTCGAACAGCACCACGTAGCCACCGTTTTGGACCACTTCCTAGCATCAGGAACAGAACTGGTATAG CCCTTGAAGAAAGGCGATCTCCAATACTGCTGGCAAAAGAAAAGCGAAATGTCACCAGCCTTCAAGCACGACTTTCTCTTCCTA gatTCCATCATGATGGAACTAGTCTGTCACAGTCACAGAGTACTATTCCTCAGCCTGGCCGCAGTGCTGCTTCTTGGGTCCATGAACAAAGAAAGTTCTTAAT GCGGCGACAGGGCACCAATCAGATAGAGACAGATGTCACTGCTGAAGATAAAGAGCATTTGCCACCAGCCCCACCTCCTACAGCAGGTGGAACCACAACTGCTGGAAAGAAGTCAAATCCCCTCAACCCCCTCAAG CGAGGAGTGGAGCTCAGTGTACCTGAAGAGCAAATTTCAAACCTGCGACAAACATTCCAGCGTCTTGACACGGACAAGGATGG ACATTTACAGTATGACCAGCTCCGATCACAGCTGCCAAAAGAATTTTCTAAGGAACAGGAGTACTTTGTCAAACAG GTTTATGAACTCACAAGTCGTGACAGTTTCTTTGGTGTGGATGAGTTCTTGATGATGTCTCAGCTTACAGAGAGAGTTGCTGGCCTAAT TGGAAAAGCTGCAGAAGCATACGGGAGTCTAGACTTTGATACTCTGGGTGACTTCATTATGAAATATGTG GACCAGTTTCAAGTGCATGACAGCAGTCAAAGGGGTCATATAACACTGGGAGCATTGAGAGAAGTGCTGTCACAGGCTACTGGCAAAATCATGGATGATGGGTCACCAGACTGGGAGAAAGTGATGGATTCCATCAGCTTG GATTATGGcacacaggtaaacaagatTGACTACCTGGCACACATTCCTCTCTTTATTACAATGGAAGGTGGCCAGAAACAGTAG